The Jaculus jaculus isolate mJacJac1 chromosome 14, mJacJac1.mat.Y.cur, whole genome shotgun sequence nucleotide sequence CGCAGAGCTGGGCCTCATGTACCCACATCTGCAGAGGCTGGGCCCAGGCCCCTCCCTCCCAGAGGCCTTTTACCCCACCCTGGGCCTTCCCTACGCAGGGCCCATGGGCACCAGGGTACAACGAAAGGGGGACTGAAGACTGGGCACAGCCAGGGATCGGACCTGAGGGTAAGGTGGTACCCCAAGCACCTGGAGCCCTCCCTGAGAATTAAACACCGTTTCCAACAGGGATGTGGTTCCCAGTGCCTCTCTGCTTCTACCCTAACTGGGCACTTCTATCggcctcctgccttcacctttcTCCAACCCCTCCAGGACCTTCTTCCCCAAGGAACAGGTTTCACCACTCAAAGTCGAGCTGGCAAAGGGTCAGGTTTTAATGTCCTAGTCCTTGGGGCCAGCCAGCCCGAGGTCCTGTTGCTTATTCAGGTGGTGGCCGGCCTGCTTCATCCGGGCCTTCGGAGGTGGACCCCCCATCGTCCTCGGGCACCAGTTCCACATCCAGCTCAAGCTGGCCCATGTAGAGGCCCACGGCGCAAGCCCAGAGCAGGCTGACAGCCAGCACGGTGGCTATACCCGCGGCAGCTCCCCCCAGCGACAGCTGCATGGGTGCCCGAAGTGCTGCCAGGCTCACCGCGTAGGAGGCGCCgccccacaccacacacaggcCGCCCAGCAAGAAGAAGCCTGTGGAAGAGAGGTGGTGGTCAGTGGAGGGCCAGGGCCTGGGGTACAACGTGGGACCACCGTGATGAGGACTGgcggagggagggctggagaagggAGATCATGTGACCCAGCACAGGTTGATGATGCCTGCTGCCTGGGGCATCCGCTTCATGGGGTTGAAatcaagccagcaggctttgccaacaaacaggcgccttcaactgctgagccatgtccccaaacCTTACCTGTTACCTGGGAGGCAAGGGGATCCCACATTCAAATTTTGCCTAGATAATTTAGGAttggtctcaaaataaaacattagggctggagagatggcttagtggttaaggcatttgcctgcaaagccaaatgacctcggtttgattccccaggacccacttaagccagatgcacaagggggcacatgcgtctggagttcatttgcagtggctggaggccctggcatgtccatattctctctctctctctctctctcactctgcctctttccctctcataaataaataaaataaaacaaaacattaaaaatggccagatatgttggcacacacctttaatcccagcactaggaaggcagaggtaggaggactgttgtgagttccaagccatcttgagactacacagtgaattccaagtcagtctgtgtTACaaagagaccttaccttaaaaaacaaacaaacaaacaaacaaacaaacaaacaaaccagctgggcatggcggcacacacctttaatcccagcattcagaaggcagaggtaggaggatcgctgtgagttcaaggccaccctgagactatatagttaattccaagattccaggtcatcctggaccagagtaggaccttacctcgaaaaccaaaaacaaaaagcctggtgcacgcctttaatctcagcacttgggaggcagatgtaggggactgccaagagtttgaggtcagcctgagactacagagtgagttccaggtcagtctgggctagaaccagaccctatctcaaacaaaatcaagggctggagagagagatggcttagcggttaaggcacttgtttgcaaagccaaaggactcaagttcaactccccaggacccacataagccaagtggtgcatgtatctggagttagtttgcagcggctggaggctctgaagcactcatgctctctctctgtttctcaaataaataaataaaaataaaatattttttaaaaaaagaaaaagggctggagaaatggcttagcggttaagcgcttgcctgtgaagcctaaggacctcagttcgaggcttgattccccaggatccacattagccagatgcacaagggtgtggacacatctggagttcgtttgtagtggctggaagccctggcgtgcccattttctctctgtctgcctctttctatcactcccaaataaataaataaaaaactttaaatgaaaaaaaaaaaagaaaaagaaaatcaaggggctggagagatgatttagcaattaaggcgcttgcctacaaagccaaaggacccaggttcaattccccagaacccatgtaagccagatgcacaaggtggcgcaggcatctagagattgtttgcagtacctggaggccttTACATGCCAATtcgttctatctgcctctctctacctctcaaatacattaaaactaaaaaaaataaaaaataaagggctaggAATATAGTTTAATGGTAGAGCTCTCTAGAATCTactagtgaggggctggggcgtggctcagaggtagagcacttgtctagatccacagtgaggggctggggcgtggctcagaggcagagcacttgtctagagtccacagtgaggggctgggggcttggctcagaggtagagcacttgtctagaatccacagtgaggggctgggggcgtggctcagaggtagagcacttgtctagatccacagtgaggggctgggggcgtggctcagaggtagagcccttacATAGCAAGCTGGAAGTCCCTAAGGCCCTTTGAGCATAGCAAAGTCATGATAGACAGGAGGACGGGTAGGCAGCAGAGGCAAGGACCCAAATCCTACAGCTGTTAGGGGTAGTGTAGGATCAAGATCAGGGAGAATGAGAAGGAATGCGGGGCGGTACCAGGAACTTGGGGGTGGAGTCTAGGATTtgcagagggaggaggctggTCTAGGAATACAGACAAGGTTGGTGAGATCAGAGTCCATGATGAAGGGTATGCAGTGGGAGGGAGAGTGACATTCCCTAGTGAGAGGAAACTGGGCGGGGGAAGAGGCGCTTGTTTATAACTCTACAGCATCGTTGGTGGAACGTGGAACGGCAAGGGAGGGTCTACACTCACCATAGGCAGCTTCCCGGCCCATGTCGCTCTGCATGAAAGAGATGACCCCGATGCCAGATGCCAGAAGGCCATTTCGGAACCAGGAGAGAAAGGCTAGAAGGAAAGGGAGGTGGGTCTGCGTCAGCTCGAACCCGGCTTCCTTGACCCCCCCTCAGCCTACACCGTGAAGCCTACGCACCCCATCCAGTCACAAGGCAAACCTGCCCCAGATTAGCAGCTCTCAGCAAGcttcaaccccctccccccacacacatcctCTCTCCTCAACATTTCGAGTCCTCTCTCTCAATTCTGCAACATCAAAGATTGAGGGAGGTCTTTGCAGAGCCCAAAGGACCAACAACTTAGACCAAGACCTGAAGCTGTGCCAGgagcagtggcacacacctttcatgcctggggaggaagaggtaggaggctcgctctGAGCTGAAGACCAGCCTGTGTCTACACagtgccaggttagcctgaactagagtgagatccttccacCCTTCTAAAAGTTCaggggctagagcgatggcttagtggttaaggcacatacctgcgaagtctaaggacccatgttccattctccaggtcccacataagccatagtggcacatgcgtctggagttcgtttgcagtgcctaaaggccctggcgtgcctattctccctctctctgcctcaaataaatgaatgagtgaataaataaataaataaataaataaatatccaaaaaGATAGTGAaaagtggccaggcgtggtggcacacgcctttaattccagcacttgggaggcagaagtaggaggatcgccgtgagttcaaggccaccctgagactgcacagtgaattccaggtcagcctgagctagagagagaccctaccacggaaaacaaaaacaaaaaccaaaccaaaacaaaacaaaaaattgaagtTCAGTTTGAAGAGAAGCCTCCGAGGGAGTATCTTGGCTAAGCCCCACCCTCTCACTTCTTCCTCAGACCTCTCGGACAAACTTCCCCACCAAGGCTTCCCTCCAACCCGCCCTCCGCCTACTTTTACATGCCACCCTCTCCTGGCGGGTAAGGCTGTCCGTGCGTCCACACCTCCCAGCACTCCGGCCCCCGGGCCAAGCCCGGGAACCCACCTGGTGGGGTCCGAAGTGCCAACCTTCCACCCGGGTGGAGGTCCCGCCCCGCGGCAGCCCAGGCCGTCTCTCCCCAATCAGCCGAGCCCTCCTCTCCCATTGGCTGCGCCCTGCTCCAATCCCGAGCTTCCCCATCTTCTGCGGGGCGCCACACGCCCGCTTCCAGGAGAGTGGTCGCCCCTGAAGTCCGAGGGGACCCCTCCCGCCGCCCCGGTGGCAAGCAAACTCGCTTTTCTGCTGCCTCTGGAGCTCTCTGCTCGCCCGGGCAGGCTCAGGTCTGCGAGGCTCGCTCCTCGGCGGAACGCCCCGCGGCTCCGAGCACCGACGCCCACCGGCGACCCGCACGCGCCGTGCCCTAGGAGGACAGCCCGCGCCCTGGCACCCAGCGTTTTCCCTGCGCTTATATGGAAGCGCTTCACGCCGCCGAGCCGGCTCCGGGCTCGCAGCCGATGCACACGGCACCCTTGTCACCCCCACTCACACGCGACCCCGCCTCGGCCCCGTGGGtcgcccccaccccctgcccggGCACGCACCCGGGACGACCCCGACCCCCTGCTGCAGACCTGTCTCGTGAGCCTTCCGGAGGAGCCAAGCGTCCGCGCGATCCAGCTCGGACACGGGAGGTGGCGAAGCTCCGGCGCGGGGACCGTGGCCCGGGGAAAAGGACCCCCGGGCGCCACCGCTCCGGGGCCGCTGTGGCGGCATCAGCGACCCCCGGAAGCGGAGTAGGGTCAGGCGGGCGACCCGAGACCACCACCAGCCGCCTCCCATGGTTCGCACTAGGGCCTCCGTGCCTCGCTCCGCCCCACGGGCCGTCTGTAGGCTGCACTCGACGTCACTCAACCAGCGACGCTCGTCTATTGGGAAACTACCCGCCACTCGAGCTGGAAAGCACAGGCCATTGATCGATAGAGTGGTGATTCCCACCTCTGTCATCTTTTGCCGGTAGGGTGCGTCCCACCTTATTTTTGCAGTTAGACTACGAATCCCAGCGATCATTGCGTCCCAGGAAAGTCCGCTTTCAGAAGCCGGCAGCGCGATGCCTCCTGGGacttgtggtttttatttttatttttttcaataacttAAAGTCACCAGCCTGGAAACAAAATTATAGTTGGTTAACGTTGAAACTTTGAAAAATCTGAGAGAGAAGAGTGAAACTCACCAGtagtctagctgggcgtggtggcgcacgtctttaatcctggcCCTGGAGagaggctgaggtcggaggatAGCATTAGTTCcaagcctaggatagagtgagactgccCTGCCTCAAAAGGGGAGGGAGTGAAGgttgaagggaaggaaaaaagaaagggagaagggagggaggaggtgtCCACCACCAGGACCGAGCAgccttttatttgttaatttttgtttgtttgtttgagagaaagtatggacacgctagggcctcttgatgctacaagatgcatgggccacattgtgcatctggcttctgtgggttctggcgaatcaaacttaggtcctttgtctttgcaggcaagagtctaaaccgctaagccatcttctccagccctaaaatattttattaaattatacctAGTAACTAGTAAGAtgggtttggtggcgcacgcctttatttccagcacttggaaggcagaggtaggtggaccaccTTGAGTttaaggttaccctgagactacatagtgaattcctgatcagcctgggctagagtgagaaccaacctcgaaaaaaaaagctATACTAGACATAGTAGAATCACAAGATGggggtatcactgtgagttcaaggccagcctgaggtaatGTGAGACCTgatcttgaaacaaacaaacaaaaaaaaagccaggaatagTAGATcatgtctaatcccagcactaaagctgggtgtggtggtgcatgcctttaatcccagcactcgggaggcagaggtaggagggtcgccatgagttcgaggccaccatgaggctacagaatgaattccaggtcagcctgggctagagtgagaccctacctcgaaaaaaagaaaacaaccaaaaactaatcccagcactggagaggctgaggtagagggtgGCTGAGCTCAAAACTAGGtcgggtgggctggagggatttcttggtagttaaggcatttgtctgcaaaaccaaaggacctaggttcagttccccaggacccacgtgagccatatGCTCAAGGTAGCAacggcgggaggccctggcatgcccatgtgtgtgctctttttttctcccttttcatttctgtcaaataaatatataaatatacaatatattttatttttttaactttatttttatgtacttatttgagagagagggagggagtgaaagaaagggtgcactgggcctctagccactgtaaacgaactccagatgtatgcaccaccttgtgcatctggcttgtgtgcggcctggagaatcaaacctggatccttaggcttcacagggaagagccctaaccattaagcaatctctccagtccccaaaataaaatagttaaaaaaaaaaaaatactaggttGGAGCTATGTGTAGTAGCAGTGGTGCACACCACTAAgcccagcgctagggaggcagagataggattgcttcaagtttgaggccatcctggggctacagagtgagtgccaagtcagcctgggctagagggagaccctacctttgggggggggcagtgggaataggctgggagtggtgacatACACATTTCATTCCAGCAATCAgaagaccaaggtaggaggattgctgtgaatttgaggccaatcgaagactacatagtgaattccaggtcagcctgaggtagcataaccctatcttgaaaaccaaataataaaaatatttaaaagagctgGAGAGGGAGCCTGGCCGGCAAGATGGCGTCTTGCACGGTGCTGCGCCGCTTGTCGCGACTGCTGGCCCCCGCTCGGATCGCCAGGGGCTCTTCAGTACGATCACAGTTCTACGTGCGAGAGCCGCGGAATGCCAAACCTAACTGGTTGAAAGTTGGGCTGACCTTGGGCACCTCAGCCGTCCTGTGGCTCATTCTCATCAACATAATGAAGATGTTTTAGAgtataaaagaagaaatggacTTGAATAAACATTGGAAATACTTATATGGTGGGTGTGTTCCATAAAGTGATGACAGCAATTCCTCTGGAGTCTCCAGTCTGAGTTGGGAATATGAGAGAAAGGTTATGTGTGGATGTATATCAAGTCAGTGTTCCTGTTTTGCatcattaaataaaagaaattaaaattaaaaaaaaaaaagagctggagagatggtttagtggttaaggcacttgcctacaaaaccaaaggactcaggttcgattccccaggacccatgtaaaccagatgtacaagtggctggaggtcctggtgcacccattctctctctttttctcttataaataaaataaaatacttaaaaaataaaaacggagaagcctagcatggtggcacacgcgtttaatcccagcacttgggaggcagaggtaagagtattgccatgagttcgagaccaccctgagactgcatagtgaattccaggtcagcatgagctagagtgagaacctctcgaaaaaacaatgaaaaaacaaaagccctcctggaggcggtgtattgctgGGAGCACAGCAGTCTTCtccatgccagggtttggcacactcccaTTACTGCCCACGggctgttggccaggggtgaagTCCACCcggttcatgccattgttttcccctgccatggtgaaatatcccctcaagtctgtaagccaaaataaaactgttcttctacaacctgctcttggttgggtgatttttaccagcaatgcgaacctgactgccacagcatACATACCCACATactcacttttcattagagaagcttctcgtgagatgacccaaaaggcaccatagtgctgagaagtgacaggaatgctcagcactgaaatatctctgtcacacctcccaagactcagggtccattgcggaagaagtggcagaaaaatATAAGGGctcaaggaagggcaggactccttacaactgctcctccagacacaaaatgacccagatatccacgacctcacagtgcctgctactacctacacagaccctcataataggaaaagatgacatcaaaataaaagactaagtgAGAGGgcatggggatatgatggagagtggatttgtgaaggggaaagcgggggaagggagggaattaccatggttcattgtccataattatggaggttgtcagtaaaacgtttaaactgggtgtggtggcacatgcctttaataccagcactcaggaggcagaggtgggaggatcactgtgagttagtgaccaccctgagaatacacaatgaattccaggtcagcctggactaaagcaagacactatctcaagagaaagaaaagaacaaagagttttaggtcagcctggcctagagtgaagccctcccttggaaaaacaaaataaataaagtttaaaataaaataaaaagtggggggctggagagatggcttagtgcttaaggcgcttgcctccaaagcctaagaatccaggtttgattctgcaggtcccatgtaagccagatgcacaaggtggcacatgcatttggagtttgtttgcagtggctggaaggcccggtgtgcccactgtctgtctcaaaaaataaagcagacaTAGAGGTGTACATACAGATGTGGAATCCCACAGTCTCCGTGTGTCCATCATCCTGATTGTGGTTTTCTGAATTCTCATATCCCTGGGTCTTTTTGTTTGGGGCAGGCAAGGCctagctatgtagcccaggctggtctccactCACTGTCCCCTGGCCTCAgtgttcccagtgctggggataacagggtctcagtctagcccaggctgaagtggaactcactccatagctcagagtggcctccaagtCAAAGTGAttcgagtgctgtgattaaagaccaCCAAGCCAAGAGTCACAGGCGTTGTGTCtgaaggctggggatgtagctcagtgagagTGCTTGAATGTGGCCTTGAATTTCATCCTCAACAGAGCAAAGGACATTACATTTCCCCCACCTCCATCAAGTGCGTTCACAAAGGGTTTTCGCCCACCCTGGCAAGGGCAAGTCAGggccaactttttaaaataactgcatCCTTTAATGGCAGTAATACAATTATTGGATTAAGAGACCACAGGAGAAAAGGCAGGTGAGGTTTCTGGAAGACAGATACTGAGTACAAAAGGGCGTGGGAGAGTCATGCGACCATCATTGTAAAAATacagtacattatatacatatttgcACCATCAACTTTCAGCTCTGTTGGAGTATTTACACTTTTGTTACAATCCTGGTTAGAGAAcaatttttcctttaaaagcGCGGCCTGATGGCAAGTGGGGATTCCTGGTGAATGCTCATTCCCATGAGGTTCACAGACTGAATGATCCAAGAGGAGGGCTCCAGCTTCCATTTGATACTGATTTTGGAgttaaaaatctcattttttctAACAGCTTAGGCTGGCCGGGAACTTGTGGTTCTCCTGCCTTGCCTTCCTTCGTGCTGGGACGACAGGTGTACACCACCGAGCGGATTTCAGAGGACGGGAGAACACGACCAACCAACGCTGCCACCCTGTTCTTTCCCCACGCGTGCTGCGGGCAGCCACCTCCACCTCATGACCAACGTGGGGCCTGAATACAGATCTCACTGACTTATGATTGGGTGAAAACAAGACACAAAGACAAAACCAAACTGACTTGATTTTGGTGCGCTGACCCCGTGGGGTTGTCTGGCCCTGAGGGGTGCCAGCCCCTTCCACCCTGGCTTTAGGCCCCAAACTGAGTTGGGTTTCTCTTTGGGCGGTATGTGTGGAGGGGTTGTGAGGCCATGCCCTACCACCAAGGCGGCAGGCCTTTGGGACTGGGAGGACAGGAGAGGTCAGCCCCCTGGGAAAGccctgcagtgaccagaggcagGGAGGCTGGTGCGTCTTGCTAGGTTCCCTGAGCCGCTCTGGAGCCTGCTCACAGCTGGGCCTTCTCTGAGCCTCTGAGGACAAGGCCAGTCCTCAGGTGGCTGCGAGAGGGATAGGCTGTGTAGTTGTCTCTATGCTGGGATCGGCCAGCTGCCTGGGACCCCATGGCCCTCAAGGGGTCTGGTACCATTCCTGGAAAGGCTCAAGCACACCGACCCAGCTAGGCTTCTGCCTTGTCCTCACTTCCCCTATTGGGAAGCGCCATGAATCTAATACTGAGAAATGCCTCTTACCCCCACTTCTATAGGCTTGGGAGAGAAGAGCACACACGAGCTTGTGCCCTGTAGAAAACACGACTAAGTGGGTACAGAAAGCAGCGAGCACACACACTTTGCTAAAGCCACCCTAGGGCTCCTTCCTCCAGAGCCTGGCAGGTGGCTATGCCACGGATCCTTGAGCTGTCTCCAGGGTCAGGGCCGGCAGTGCAGGGACAGGCCAGGCTAACACTGATGGGCTTTCTTGCTCCTGGGGGCCATCCTACCAACCAGTCCTGCTGCCTGCAGGGCCATCTCACCCAGTTTCCTGCATGGGCTGGAGGGTGGCACTTTCAGGGCAAACCCTAGGCGAAAGGTGCAGGGCACAAGTACAGACACGGAACCTGGAGTGGGTGAGGGCAGTCTCTTCCCTTTGATACAATTTCACTGTCCCCTTCTGAAGTGGGTTGTCCCGGGTGACACTGAAACGTCAGGACAGTACACCCTGGGTTCTACCGATGCCTGGACCTGCTTCTACACAGGCCCACTGTGCACCAGTTCCCGCTTCTTGCCCACGGTGCAGACGTCAGCCTTCAGTGCCCCTTCCCTCAGTCTCTGTGGGGCCCCAGGCTGCGCACAAGTGGCTCGCTTGGCAGGAGCCTGGAGCACTGACCAGAATCAAAGATGGTTATATACAATTTATGACTCGAAGAAAGTCCTACTTAAAAAAGGAcaaacaaagtggaagggaaAAAGTAAAGAACACCCTGACCCTACCCCCACCCTGTCTCGGGTTACTGCCCTTAAATATCATCACCCTGGGAGAGGTGGTGGAGTGGAGTTGGCTCCCACCACTAAACCTACTGGCAGAAGGGGGAGGCCGTGGGGTCAAAACCTTTAAAAACATCTTTCAAGGACCCAGCGTCCTGCTCGCCCTCACGGGCTGGGCTATTGCCAGCAAAAGGGCTTCCTGAGCCCGTTTTGGGGGCTGGCTTCACAGTCCCAAAGAGGGTGGGCACAGGCAAGTTGTGCACTCCAGGTTGGGGTGGGGTCCCCTCTGGGGGTGGGGTCGCCGTGGCGGCAGCAGGGGCCGCAGCGGCCTTGGGCCGGGGCCTGTTGTAGCTGTTGTATCTGTCCGTGCCTATGGCGGAGGCCCCGTCCGAGCTGGCCTTCCCGGTCTCCGGCTGCTCCAGGGCGGACTTGCGGACAAATGGGGGCTCCTTGGCCTTGGAGGCCGAGCTCTTGCCATTGCCCTCAGCTCCCTTAGGCTGGGCACCCACATCGGCTGCAGGCTCTGCAGCTTTGCCCCCAGCATTGGGAGTCCTAGGGTCATAGAGGCTGATGCCGCTCAGCACACTGCTCTGCCCGCTGCTGCTGCCCTGACCAAGCCCGGCAGCTGCCAGCACTCGGGGGTCATAGGGAGCAGTGGCTGGCGGGGAAGACTCCCTGCTGGGGCTGGTGGCAGGGGGTGATGCTTCAGTGGGGCAGGGCTTGGCCACCCCCACACGGGAGGCCGCCTGTGAGTCTGCTGGTTTCTGTAATCGAGGGTCAGTGGGGGCCTTTCGCACTCTGGGGTCACTGGGCTTGTCGCTCTGGCTGGGGGTGTTGACATTGACAGTTTTGAGGATGCGagaaaggagttcaaagtcagGCAGGTTAGAGCCAGATGTGCTGGGGTCCGTGGAGGTGCCTGGGCGCTGCCGGGTGCTGGGGGCCACTGCAGGGGTGGAGCGGTGCAGCCTAGGGTCCAGGGTCGGCAGGGACTGCAGGGCAGCAGGCACAGGGGGCACCACATCTTGTTTTGGGATGGGCAGGGGGATGAGGTCCTCAGGGTTCCAGAGCACCGTGCGGGCAAAGCTtggcttgctcaaggtcacatccTTCCTGATGTGGCTGAACTGCTGCAGCTGGGAGCGAGGGTCCCGTAGTGGGTGCCCTGGGAGGGGGTCCAGGGGAATGTTCACAGCCTTCTCCCGTAGGGCTcgctccccctcctcttcctctgcagGGGGTGGCCCAGACCCCTTGGAACTGCTGGGTCCTGCAGGGCTGGAATGAAGGCTGCCTTCGGGCTTGGAGGTGGGCAGAGTGCGAGCTAACCGAGGGTCTGAGGGCCCTGTGTCTCCTGGGCCCGACCCGCTGGAAGTCTCGGCATGACGGCTGAGTCTGGGGTCCCGGCTGAGGCGGGGGTCAGTCAGTCGGCCTCCTGTGGAGTGTCCCTTCTGGAGGCGGGGGTCCCCCAGCCCACTGCTGCTCAGTTCTCCAGCTGAAGCCTGGGGCCGGCTTGATGTCTGCTGCCTCAGGGTCTTCAGGATGGAGGTGACACTGCTCCCACCCTCGTCCTCGTCACTGGAGTACCAGTTTCCGGTATCACCTGCAAGAGAGCAGAGCGGCGGGCAGTCAGCCACCGCCTCTCCCTAGCCCTCTCACCCCACTCCCACCCCGGGCACCCTGGCTGACAGAGCTGTGCTCCCAGCGTCTCTTCTATGGCCCCAGCCACCCCGCAGCATCACCGAACAGGCTAGGAGCTGGAGTGGTATGTGGACTGGCTGGGGACACTGACATCTGCGAGCTTCCCGGCCAGCACTGCCTGCGGTCTCTGGTGTAATTTAAACAAATCAACCACCCAGGAGGCCATGCCACCGAGCAGGGACAGATGAGGAAACGCTGGTGTGGGGCCAGTGAGTCAGAGGGGCTGGGCCTTAGAGCCAGGGCTCCACTTACTGCCCCCTTCCACCCTCTAGGCAGGCTTGGTcccgaggccagcctgactcGGCTTGCTCCAGCTCCCCAGCCAGAGGCTTGGGAAGGACAGAGGCAGCTGCGAGCCAAGCTGGGAGgaaaacctgggccagcagagtGGAGGGCTAGCGACTGCATCTCTCCTCCTGCTATCCCCACTGGCTCCTAAGGCTCCTGTCAGTGCCACCATGGCCTCTGGCTTAAGGTGCCAGACGCCCTAGCCCATCTTGCTCTGAGGTGGCTGTCACACACTGGCATATCTCAACAGCTGGCTAATCTCCGCGCGCAGACCTCGGGGATGAAGGCCAGGTGGGCACTCCTCCAGCCTCCTTGGGAAGGGCACTTTCCCATCCTGGACCAGCTGGGTCAGGAGCCTCAGAAGTAGGCGGCAGAGGTGGCCTGGCCTCTGCCCAGTGTCCAGGtggcccagcctggcctcccagGCCACGGCTCTTCCCAGCACAGCCCCTGGCTGAAGTGGCCCCCTCGCCCCTGCACAGAGCCAGGCTGGGCCCCTGTGGGGGACACATGCCTTCCTCATTCTCCCggtcctgcttgctgctctcAGCCAGCCTCctcgctctctcttcctcctcctgctgcttctGCTGGATCCTCAGGTACAGAGCCCTCTGGGCTGAGGGCAGGAAGTCGGGGACAC carries:
- the Tmem160 gene encoding transmembrane protein 160, which translates into the protein MGGGWWWSRVARLTLLRFRGSLMPPQRPRSGGARGSFSPGHGPRAGASPPPVSELDRADAWLLRKAHETAFLSWFRNGLLASGIGVISFMQSDMGREAAYGFFLLGGLCVVWGGASYAVSLAALRAPMQLSLGGAAAGIATVLAVSLLWACAVGLYMGQLELDVELVPEDDGGSTSEGPDEAGRPPPE